DNA sequence from the Corynebacterium yudongzhengii genome:
CCGCGCCGAGCGATCGCTCCGAGATGGCCAACGCCTTCGGCGCGGACCTCATGATCTCGCTGCACTGTGATCGCTACCAGAACGAGAAGGCCAACGGCGCGGCCACCTTCTACTTCGGTTCCGAGATCGGCGCGAACTCGCTCACCGGCGAGATGCTCTCCGGCTACATCCAGCGCGAGATCGTCGCCCGCACCGAGCTGACCAACTGCGGCAACCACGCCCGCACCTGGCAGGTGCTGCGCCTGACCACGATGCCGACCGTCGAGGTGGTCCTGGGGTATCTCACCAACCCGCACGACGTATCCATCCTCACCGACCCGGCCAAGCGCGACGTGATCGCGGAGGCCATCGTCGTGGCGGTCAAGCGGCTCTACTTGGTCGACGAGGACCACCAGCCGACGGGCACCTACCACTTCACTGACCTGCTGCGCGCCGAGGGCGTCTAAAAGCGGTTTTAGGCCTGCACCAAAACCTCGGCCTCGCGCAGCCGGGTTTCGCGCCCCTGCGCGGTGAGCACCGGGGTAATCGGCGGCAGCTCGAGGCGCATGCGTGGGAGCACCGGATGGTCGCGCACGACCTGGAAGCCGGCGCCTTCGAGCTGGTGGGCGTCGATAAGCCCGATCTCGCGGCGGCGGGCGACGATGTCGAGCACCGCCTCGCTGGCTTCGGCGGGTTCGACATCCGAGCGCAGGCCGAAGGCCTCGACCGCCGGGTATTCGCGCTGGGAGAGGTCCATGACCGCGGCGTCGAGGAGGATGGACTCGATGCCGCCGCCGGTGAGCGCTTCGTCGATAAAAAGCGACGAGATGAGCTGGGCATCGAGGCTCACCGGGGCGGTGGGGACAACTTGGGTGCCGGGCGCATCAGCCGGCGCGCAGTAGATGATGCTGGCGCGCTGGCCGGCGGGGAAGCGCACGAGGAAGCCGCAGCGGCCGTAGTCGGTGAGCCGGGCGATGAGCCAGGCTTCCTTCTCGAAGCGCGACGAGGTGCGATCGAGGCGCTCGCGTATCGACGGCTCCATCTCCCAGAACACACTCTCCGCCGCATCGACCTGCAACTGATCCAGGTTCTGCGTGCCGAGCGGAAACAGCCGCTGCTGCATGGCTGGCTAGTCGTCTTTCTCGATGAGCGACATGATGCGCTCGAAGTCATCCCGGTCGCCGAACTCGACGACGATCTTGCCCTTGCGCTTGCCCATCGAGACCGAGACCTTCGTATCCCACGTATCGGACAGGCGCTCGGCGGCGGCGGTGGCGAACTCCGGGGTCGGGGTGGGCGTGCGTTTCGACGGCGCCGCCTGCGCCTTCCCACCGCGATTGATAAGAGTCACAGCTTCCTCGGTCGCGCGCACGGATAGCCCCTCGCGCACGATACGCTCGGCGAGCTCGTTTTGGGCCTGGCCGTCGTCGTCGAGCTTCACGCCGAGCAGGGCGCGGGCGTGGCCGGCGGACAGGACCCCGGCGGCGACCCGCTTCTGCACGCCGACGGGCAGCTGCACGAGGCGGATGGTGTTGGTGATCACGGGACGCGAGCGGCCGAGGCGGTCGGCGAGCTCGGCCTGGGTGACGCCGAATTCCTCGAGGAGCTGCTGGTAGGCGGCTGCCTCCTCGAGCGGGTTGAGCTGGACGCGGTGGATGTTCTCCAGCAGCGCGTCGCGCAGCATGTTCTCATCCGAGGTGTCGCGGATGATCGCCGGGATGGTCTTGAGGCCCGCCTTCGCGGCGGCGCGCCAGCGGCGCTCGCCCATGATGAGCTGGTAGCCGTCGTCATCTGGGGCGCGACGCACGACGATGGGCTGCAGCAGCCCGAACTCGCGGATCGAGTGGACGAGCTCGGCAAGCTCGTCGGGATCAAAGACCTCGCGGGGGTTTTTGATGTTCGGCTCGATCGTGCCGATGGGCAGCTCGGCGTAGGTGGCGCCGACGTCCTCGTTGGCGTTCTCGGAATTAGTGTCCTCGGCGTGGACGGCCTTGCGCATCGCCTTCGACGGCTTCTGGCGGCTGCCTCCGGCCGGGAACACGGGGGCGCCGGGGACCTTCTTCTCGGCGCCGAAGATGACGTCGGCGGCCCCGTTGCCGATCTTCGGGCGCGGGGCGTCTCCGGCCTCCGGCCCGGGCCCCGACGGGATCAGGGCTCCGAGGCCCTTGCCGAGGCCTCCCTTACGCGGCTTGTCTGCCACAGTGACATCCTCTCTCTTTCTCAGGCGTCGTGGTGAGTGTCGTTGGCGGGGTCGTCGAGAAGCGCGCGCGTGGCGGGGCTCACGCCGATCGGACCGGTAG
Encoded proteins:
- a CDS encoding ParB/RepB/Spo0J family partition protein, translating into MADKPRKGGLGKGLGALIPSGPGPEAGDAPRPKIGNGAADVIFGAEKKVPGAPVFPAGGSRQKPSKAMRKAVHAEDTNSENANEDVGATYAELPIGTIEPNIKNPREVFDPDELAELVHSIREFGLLQPIVVRRAPDDDGYQLIMGERRWRAAAKAGLKTIPAIIRDTSDENMLRDALLENIHRVQLNPLEEAAAYQQLLEEFGVTQAELADRLGRSRPVITNTIRLVQLPVGVQKRVAAGVLSAGHARALLGVKLDDDGQAQNELAERIVREGLSVRATEEAVTLINRGGKAQAAPSKRTPTPTPEFATAAAERLSDTWDTKVSVSMGKRKGKIVVEFGDRDDFERIMSLIEKDD